ATAAAGCATAAATAACCATCGCTGTTATGAACGCTCCTAAAAACGCCCCTAGTGGTAAAAAAGCCATATGTTGTGGGAATAAAATCATAATTATTATTGCTACAAGGCCTGCTCCTGATGAAACTCCGATAATTCCGGGGTCTGCAAGAGGGTTTCTCATTACCCCTTGCAATAACGCTCCTGATGCAGCTAAACATGTTCCTACAATAAACCCAACGAGCACTCTAGGTATACGAAGATCCCATACAATTCGATGAACTGTCGAACCTTCATCTTGTATCCCTGTTAGAATGTCTCCTAAAGAAAATGATAAACTTCCTGCAAAAAGACCATAAAAAAGACCTAGCATCGTTAATACAACTAAAGTAACTGCTGTTACCCATCTTTTTTTCGCAAAAGGATGTTCCTTTTCTCTTACTATTCCACTACTCTCCATGCTTATCATTTCCTTACATCTTGTATACTTTTATACATAAAGTCCATCGCTTCTGTCACTTTTGTTCCAGGATTTGAACCAAATAAATCTGGTGGTAAAATAACAACGCGATTTTGTTTGACTGCCTCTAAATTTTTCCACGCTTCATTTTTCATCATTTCGCCTTCAAATGCTTTTTTCACACTATTTGGATCTCCGTGTGTAATTAAATAAATTACATCTGGGTTCGCCTCAATAATGCGTTCTACACTTAGCTGTGCATATTGCGGATATTCTTTCATTTCTGGGAAACCAGCTGCAATATTTTTGCCGCCCGTTTTTTCTAAAATATCACCTGACAGAGATGTTGGTAATGCCGCTAAATAAGTGCCTGGTGCTCCATATACTAGCAATGCTTTAACGTCACTCTTTTTCTCATATTTCTTCATTTGATCATTAATTTTTTGATTAAGTTCTTTTGCTTTATCTTCTTTCTTCATCACTGTTCCATACATTTCAATACTCTTTTGAATATCTTTTACAGAATTGGCTGAAGAAATGATTACTTTTGTTCCTTGTCCTTCAACCGTTGGAATATTTTTTTGAAATCCATTATTTGCAACAAGTACGTCTGGTTTTAAGCTAGCAATTTGTTCAAAGTTTGGCTGATGTGCATTTCCAATTACTTGCGTTTTTTGCAAATCTTCTGGAAGGGGAATTTTTGCATCTGGACGACCGACGATTTTCCCTCCTAAAGCATCGATAACATTCATATCACCCATACTTAACGTTGCAAAACTTTCAGGAACTTTATTGAACGTTACCTTTCTGTTTGAGAGATCGGTAATTTCGATTTTGTCTGTTCCTTTTTCTGTTTTTGTTGCAGATGCTTTTTCGTTTTCCTTTGCACTGCAACCTATTAACAAGAAAAAAATAGATAAGATCGCTGTGAACAGCGTAATAGATTTTTTCATTCTTCCACCTCTAATTGATAATGATAATCATTTACTACTATTCTACTTTAATTGATAAGGATTATCATTGTCAATATAGAACGCATACATTTTCTACAAAAAAAAACAAAAAACGCTACAAAAAGATTTCTTCTTTTCGTAGCGCCCTATTTAACAATTTTCTTCATATTCGCTCTCCTCTAATTGATCACGCATCGTTCTAACACGCTTAAAGAAGAAAAAAGCAAGAACTAAAAATACAATAATACTTCCCATCATAACAAAAGACTGTACCATACTTTTTATTCCACTTGGAATTAATAAACCGATCATTAAAAATGTACTTATAGCTAAAAGTACTTGTGCAAACCGGGTATAATCTGCTATTTTTTCTTGTAATTCTTTCATCTGCTTATCACTCCCATCCTCACTTTATCACATTCTATCAAGCTTAAAGACAAGTAAATAGAACCAATCTGGGAGATGTTTTCCAAAGTAAAAAAGAGCCGCTTACTCGCGGCTCTTTTTTATCTATTATACGCCTTTATATGCTTCCATATAGATTTCTTTCAGCTCTGAAATGAGCGGTAATTTTGGATTAGCTGTTGTACATTGATCTTCAAAAGCTCTTTCTGCTAATAATCCAACAACCCCTTCAAATTGGTCTTTAGTAACCCCTTGTCCTGCAATACTCATATTTATATTTAAGCTTTTTCCAAGCTCAATAATTGCTTGGACGAGTGATTCCACACCTTCCGCCGCCGAACTTGCTGGAAGCCCGAGCGTTCTCGCAATATGTGCATAGCGTTCATCAGCCACAAAGTGCTCATATTTTGGGAACAATGCGTGTTTTCTTGGCTTAATAGCATTATAGCGAACTACGTGCGGCATAAGAATTGCATTTGCACGCCCATGCGGAATATGGAATTCTGGTCCAATTTTATGCGCTAAACTGTGATTAATACCTAGGAAAGCATTTGCAAATGCCATCCCTGCGATTGCGGAAGCATTATGCATTTTTTCTCGTGCTTCTTCATCATTTCCATCTTTATATGCTCTCGGTAAATATTTAAATACGAGATCAATTGCTTTTAATGCTAAACCATCAGTATAGTCATTTGCCAGAACAGACACATACGCTTCAATTGCATGTGTTAATACGTCCATACCAGTATCTGCCGTCACATAAGGTGGTACTGTCATTACAAATTGCGGATCAACAATCGCTACATCTGGTGTTAATTCATAATCCGCAAGCGGGTATTTAATATTATTTTTCTTATCTGTAATAACCGCAAATGGCGTCACTTCTGATCCCGTCCCCGATGTTGTTGGAATGGCAACAAATTGCGCTTTATTCCCCAGATTCGGATACTTACATGTACGTTTTCTTATATCTAAAAACTTCTGTTTAATTCCATAGAATGTTGTTTCTGGATGCTCGTAGAATAGCCACATCCCTTTCGCTGCATCCATAGCTGAACCACCACCAAGTGCGATAATTACATCTGGTTTAAAGCTTTTCATCATTTCCGCACCTTTAAATACAGTTTCATCTGATGGATCTGGCTCGACCTCAAAGAAAACTTCAACTTTCACATCATTTGCATGTTTACGTAAATAATGTGTAACCGTATCTACATATCCGTGCTCAACCATTCCTGGATCCGTTACAATAAATGCACGTGAAATGTTAGGCATGTTTGCTAAATATGCTGTCGCATGTTTTTCAAAATAAATTTTTGGTGGCAATTTGAACCACTGCATATTCTTTTTTCTATTTGCCAACCTTTTTATATTTAATAAATGCGCCGCTGTTACGTTTTGAGAAACTGAGTTTTTCCCATACGAGCCGCAACCAAGCGTAAGTGATGGAATAAATCCATTATATATGTCACCGATTCCACCTTGTGATGAAGGGGCGTTTACAATAAGACGGCAAGCTTTCATACGTAATCCAAATTGCTTTTGTACTTCTTTATTTGTAGAATGAATGACTGCTGAATGTCCTAAACCACCGAGGTCTAACATGTCTTCGCAATATGTAAGTCCTTCTTCTAATGAATTTGCTTTTACACAAGCTAATACTGGACTCAACTTTTCACGAGATAGTGGATATGCTGCTCCGATACCTTGTATTTCAGCTACAAGCATTTTTGTATGTTCAGGTACAGTAATTCCTACTAATTCAGCAATATACTGTGCTGATTTCCCAACAATATCACTATTTACTGCACATGTATTTTCATTAATAACAAGCTTTTCTAATTTTCTTCTCTCTTCTTCTGTTACAAAGTAACAATTGTTTGCAATCATTTCTGTTTTCACATCATCATAAATTTCCTTGTCTACAATGATTGCTTGTTCTGATGCACAAATCATACCGTTATCAAATGTTTTTGATAAAATTAAATCATTAACAGCTCGTTTTATATGCGCTGATTTCTCTATATAGCATGGTACATTACCAGGACCTACACCTAGCGCTGGTTTTCCAGTGGAATAAGCTGATTTCACCATACCTGCTCCTCCAGTTGCCAAAACAAGCGCAACACCTTCATGGTTCATTAATTGTTTCGTTGCTTCTACAGAAGGTTTTTTAATCCACTGAATACAATGTTTTGGTGCCCCCGCCTTCACCGCTGCATCATATAATGTTTTCGCCGCTGCAATGGAACAGTTTTGTGCTGAAGGATGAAATGCGAAAATAATTGGATTTCTCGTTTTTATCGCGATTAATGCTTTAAACATTGTTGTCGACGTTGGATTCGTTACTGGCGTTACCCCAGCTACTACACCGACAGGTTCTGCAATTTCTATTACTTCTTCATGAGGATCTTCATGAATTATTCCTACCGTTTTATCTTTCTTTATACTATGCCAAATATATTCAGTAGCAAAAATATTTTTAATACATTTATCTTCATATACACCACGACCCGTTTCTTCAACAGCCAACTTCGCAAGCGGCATATGTTGATCAACACCTGCTAATGCCATTTCATGAACAATGTTGTCAATTTGCTCTTGTGTAAAACTTTCTAATGCTTGTAAAACCTTTTGACCGTTATTCACTAACGTATCAATCATCTCTTTTACTTCCTGCATTTCATTTACAACCTTCTCTTTGACTACCATGTAAATTCCTCCTATTCTACTACCTTGGACTAAATAAGACCCTATAGGTCGTAATAAGTCCCGATTATCGCAAAAAAATAGAGTTGCTTTCCTACATGAACCTCATCATTTGTGAAATATTTCACAAGTTTGTTCGTGAGTAACATTTCATGAACTTAATATACATGAAATTATTTCATTTGTGTATGTCTATTTTGTGAAATGTTTCACAAAATAATGTAATAAAAATGCACTGCCTATATTAGCAGTGCACTTTTATTACGCTAACGCTTGTGCTAGATCTTCAATTAGATCTTCACCGTCTTCAATACCGACAGAAATTCGAATTAATGTATCTGTAATTCCTAATTCTTTGCGACGATCTGCTGGGATTGATGCATGTGTCATTTGAGATGGGATAGAAATTAAACTTTCCACTGCTCCTAAACTTTCAGCCAGTGTAAAGTATTGTAATTTCTCAAGTACTTTATTTAATGTTTTTTCGCTATCTACATCAAATGAGATAATAGCACCAAATCCGTTCGCTTGTTCTGTTGCTAGTTCATGGTTTTGATGTGACTCAAGACCTGGGTAATATACTTTATTTACTTTTGGATGGTTATTTAAAAACTCAGCAATTGCGCGTGAATTCGTTTCATGCTCTTCCATTCGAATTCCTAATGTTTTTAAACCACGAAGCAGTAAGAAGCTATCTTGTGGGCCAAGAATACCTCCTGTTGAATTTTGTACAAAGTGAAGGTCTTCTGCTAATTGCGGGCTATTTACAACTACTAGGCCTGCAACTACGTCACTATGTCCTCCTAAATATTTCGTTGCACTATGAAGCACAATGTCTGCTCCTAAAGAAATTGGCGACTGCCAATATGGCGTCATGAATGTGTTATCAATAATTGTTAATAAATCTTTCTCTTTAGCAAGAGCAGATATTTTCTTAATATCAGTAATTTTTAGTAATGGGTTCGTTGGTGTTTCTACATAAATCGCTTTCGTATTTGGACGAATCGCTTCTACAACTTCCTCTAGATTTGTTGTATCTACAAATGTATGCTCAATACCGAAACGGTTTAATACTTTCGTAATAACACGGTACGTTCCGCCATAAACATCATCTGTTAAAATGACGTGGTCACCTTTTGAGAACAACATAATTGTCGCTGTAATAGCAGCCATTCCTGAACCAAATGCAAATCCAGCATGACCATTTTCTAATACAGCAATCATTTCTTCTAAAGCTGCACGTGTTGGGTTGCC
This genomic interval from Bacillus cereus contains the following:
- a CDS encoding ABC transporter substrate-binding protein; the encoded protein is MKKSITLFTAILSIFFLLIGCSAKENEKASATKTEKGTDKIEITDLSNRKVTFNKVPESFATLSMGDMNVIDALGGKIVGRPDAKIPLPEDLQKTQVIGNAHQPNFEQIASLKPDVLVANNGFQKNIPTVEGQGTKVIISSANSVKDIQKSIEMYGTVMKKEDKAKELNQKINDQMKKYEKKSDVKALLVYGAPGTYLAALPTSLSGDILEKTGGKNIAAGFPEMKEYPQYAQLSVERIIEANPDVIYLITHGDPNSVKKAFEGEMMKNEAWKNLEAVKQNRVVILPPDLFGSNPGTKVTEAMDFMYKSIQDVRK
- a CDS encoding YrhC family protein encodes the protein MKELQEKIADYTRFAQVLLAISTFLMIGLLIPSGIKSMVQSFVMMGSIIVFLVLAFFFFKRVRTMRDQLEESEYEENC
- the adhE gene encoding bifunctional acetaldehyde-CoA/alcohol dehydrogenase is translated as MVVKEKVVNEMQEVKEMIDTLVNNGQKVLQALESFTQEQIDNIVHEMALAGVDQHMPLAKLAVEETGRGVYEDKCIKNIFATEYIWHSIKKDKTVGIIHEDPHEEVIEIAEPVGVVAGVTPVTNPTSTTMFKALIAIKTRNPIIFAFHPSAQNCSIAAAKTLYDAAVKAGAPKHCIQWIKKPSVEATKQLMNHEGVALVLATGGAGMVKSAYSTGKPALGVGPGNVPCYIEKSAHIKRAVNDLILSKTFDNGMICASEQAIIVDKEIYDDVKTEMIANNCYFVTEEERRKLEKLVINENTCAVNSDIVGKSAQYIAELVGITVPEHTKMLVAEIQGIGAAYPLSREKLSPVLACVKANSLEEGLTYCEDMLDLGGLGHSAVIHSTNKEVQKQFGLRMKACRLIVNAPSSQGGIGDIYNGFIPSLTLGCGSYGKNSVSQNVTAAHLLNIKRLANRKKNMQWFKLPPKIYFEKHATAYLANMPNISRAFIVTDPGMVEHGYVDTVTHYLRKHANDVKVEVFFEVEPDPSDETVFKGAEMMKSFKPDVIIALGGGSAMDAAKGMWLFYEHPETTFYGIKQKFLDIRKRTCKYPNLGNKAQFVAIPTTSGTGSEVTPFAVITDKKNNIKYPLADYELTPDVAIVDPQFVMTVPPYVTADTGMDVLTHAIEAYVSVLANDYTDGLALKAIDLVFKYLPRAYKDGNDEEAREKMHNASAIAGMAFANAFLGINHSLAHKIGPEFHIPHGRANAILMPHVVRYNAIKPRKHALFPKYEHFVADERYAHIARTLGLPASSAAEGVESLVQAIIELGKSLNINMSIAGQGVTKDQFEGVVGLLAERAFEDQCTTANPKLPLISELKEIYMEAYKGV
- a CDS encoding bifunctional cystathionine gamma-lyase/homocysteine desulfhydrase, with amino-acid sequence MRAKTKLIHGIRIGEPSTGSVNVPIYQTSTYKQEAVGKHQGYEYSRTGNPTRAALEEMIAVLENGHAGFAFGSGMAAITATIMLFSKGDHVILTDDVYGGTYRVITKVLNRFGIEHTFVDTTNLEEVVEAIRPNTKAIYVETPTNPLLKITDIKKISALAKEKDLLTIIDNTFMTPYWQSPISLGADIVLHSATKYLGGHSDVVAGLVVVNSPQLAEDLHFVQNSTGGILGPQDSFLLLRGLKTLGIRMEEHETNSRAIAEFLNNHPKVNKVYYPGLESHQNHELATEQANGFGAIISFDVDSEKTLNKVLEKLQYFTLAESLGAVESLISIPSQMTHASIPADRRKELGITDTLIRISVGIEDGEDLIEDLAQALA